A genome region from Oncorhynchus gorbuscha isolate QuinsamMale2020 ecotype Even-year linkage group LG26, OgorEven_v1.0, whole genome shotgun sequence includes the following:
- the LOC124015210 gene encoding alpha-protein kinase 1-like isoform X1, which translates to MPLQQKQPTAMPQQVWNPFHTLQKKPTAMPQQVWHPALMPLQQKQPTTVLQQVWHPALMPLLQKQPNAEPQLGWHPAQFPQQKQLAPKPLLQKEPTTITQQPQQVWHPAQMSKNRTSTEPQQQKQPSTTPQQVWHPALMPLQQKQPTAVPQQVWNPFHTLQKQPTTVPQQVWHPALMPLQQKQPTAVPQLGWHPAQMSNNRTSTEPQQQKQPSTTPQQVWHPALMPLQQKQPTAVPQQVWNPFHTLQKQPTTVPQQVWHPALMPLQQKQPTAVPQLGWHPAQFPQQKQLAPKPLLQKEPTTITQQPQQVWHPAQMSNNRTSTEPQQQKQPSTTPQQAWHPAQIPLHQKQPAPEPQQKELTAMPQQMWYRAKMLQQENHLAAIVQQPPLVWHPSPFPQQQKELAVEPQQQKELAVEPQQQKELAVEPQQQKELAVEPQQQKELAAEPQQVRYPAQMAQQQPNPIPQQFWHVAQISQQQLASNSQQKHYESTEDGASGSSQASIVEQSGVIPISSYSFKSHYKNGRTGVSQISYTPREAMPVDSGNAPKDGNVSIGAPSIYPTRVKDSAREI; encoded by the exons atgcccctgcagcagaagcaaccgaccgccaTGCCTCAGCAAGTGTGGAATCCATTTCACACACTGCAGAAGAAACCGACCGccatgccccagcaagtgtggcatcctgctctaatgcccctgcagcagaagcaaccgaccaCCGTGctccagcaagtgtggcatcctgcTCTAATGCCCCTGCTGCAGAAGCAACCGAACGCAGAGCCCCAGCTGGGGTGGCATCCTGCTCAGTTTCCCCAGCAGAAGCAACTAGCCCCTAAGCCTCTACTGCAGAAGGAACCAACCACCATAACCCAGCAACCTCAGCaggtgtggcatccagctcaaatgtCCAAGAATCGAACATCCACTGAACCTCAGCAGCAGAAGCAACCATCCACCacgccccagcaagtgtggcatcctgctctaatgcccctgcagcagaagcaaccgaccgccgtgccccagcaagtgtggaatccatttcatacactgcagaagcaaccgaccaccgtgccccagcaagtgtggcatcctgctctaatgcccctgcagcagaagcaaccgaccgccgtgccccagctGGGGTGGCATCCT gctcaaatgtCCAACAATCGAACATCCACTGAACCTCAGCAGCAGAAGCAACCATCCACCacgccccagcaagtgtggcatcctgctctaatgcccctgcagcagaagcaaccgaccgccgtgccccagcaagtgtggaatccatttcatacactgcagaagcaaccgaccaccgtgccccagcaagtgtggcatcctgctctaatgcccctgcagcagaagcaaccgaccgccgtgccccagctGGGGTGGCATCCTGCTCAGTTTCCCCAGCAGAAGCAACTAGCCCCTAAGCCTCTACTGCAGAAGGAACCAACCACCATAACCCAGCAACCTCAGCaggtgtggcatccagctcaaatgtCCAACAATCGAACATCCACTGAACCTCAGCAGCAAAAGCAACCATCCACCACGCCCCAGCAAGcgtggcatccagctcaaattCCCCTGCATCAGAAGCAACCGGCCCCTGAACCTCAGCAGAAGGAACTGACCGCCATGCCCCAGCAAATGTGGTATCGAGCTAAAATGCTCCAACAGGAGAATCATCTGGCCGCCATTGTCCAGCAGCCTCCGCTCGTGTGGCATCCATCTCCATTTccccagcagcagaaggaactggccgtcgagccccagcagcagaaggaactggccgtcgagccccagcagcagaaggaactggccgtcgagccccagcagcagaaggaactggccgtcgagccccagcagcagaaggaactggCCGCCGAGCCCCAGCAAGTGAGGTATCCAGCTCAAATGGCCCAGCAACAACCCAACCCCATTCCTCAGCAATTTTGGCATGTAGCCCAAATTTCCCAGCAGCAACTGGCCTCAAATTCTCAGCAGAAGCACTACGAAAGCACTGAAGATGGTGCCTCTGGTAGTTCTCAGGCCAGCATTGTTGAACAGTCGGGTGTCATCCCAATCTCTTCCTACAGTTTCAAATCGCACTACAAGAATGGCAGAACTGGAGTCTCCCAAATCAGCTACACTCCTAGGGAGGCAATGCCTGTTGACAGTGGAAATGCTCCCAAGGACGGTAATGTTAGCATTGGTGCACCAAGCATATATCCAACACGAGTGAAGGATTCTGCAAG GGAAATATAA
- the LOC124015210 gene encoding bromodomain-containing protein DDB_G0280777-like isoform X2 gives MPLQQKQPTAMPQQVWNPFHTLQKKPTAMPQQVWHPALMPLQQKQPTTVLQQVWHPALMPLLQKQPNAEPQLGWHPAQFPQQKQLAPKPLLQKEPTTITQQPQQVWHPAQMSKNRTSTEPQQQKQPSTTPQQVWHPALMPLQQKQPTAVPQQVWNPFHTLQKQPTTVPQQVWHPALMPLQQKQPTAVPQLGWHPAQMSNNRTSTEPQQQKQPSTTPQQVWHPALMPLQQKQPTAVPQQVWNPFHTLQKQPTTVPQQVWHPALMPLQQKQPTAVPQLGWHPAQFPQQKQLAPKPLLQKEPTTITQQPQQVWHPAQMSNNRTSTEPQQQKQPSTTPQQAWHPAQIPLHQKQPAPEPQQKELTAMPQQMWYRAKMLQQENHLAAIVQQPPLVWHPSPFPQQQKELAVEPQQQKELAVEPQQQKELAVEPQQQKELAVEPQQQKELAAEPQQVSFKSHYKNGRTGVSQISYTPREAMPVDSGNAPKDGNVSIGAPSIYPTRVKDSAREI, from the exons atgcccctgcagcagaagcaaccgaccgccaTGCCTCAGCAAGTGTGGAATCCATTTCACACACTGCAGAAGAAACCGACCGccatgccccagcaagtgtggcatcctgctctaatgcccctgcagcagaagcaaccgaccaCCGTGctccagcaagtgtggcatcctgcTCTAATGCCCCTGCTGCAGAAGCAACCGAACGCAGAGCCCCAGCTGGGGTGGCATCCTGCTCAGTTTCCCCAGCAGAAGCAACTAGCCCCTAAGCCTCTACTGCAGAAGGAACCAACCACCATAACCCAGCAACCTCAGCaggtgtggcatccagctcaaatgtCCAAGAATCGAACATCCACTGAACCTCAGCAGCAGAAGCAACCATCCACCacgccccagcaagtgtggcatcctgctctaatgcccctgcagcagaagcaaccgaccgccgtgccccagcaagtgtggaatccatttcatacactgcagaagcaaccgaccaccgtgccccagcaagtgtggcatcctgctctaatgcccctgcagcagaagcaaccgaccgccgtgccccagctGGGGTGGCATCCT gctcaaatgtCCAACAATCGAACATCCACTGAACCTCAGCAGCAGAAGCAACCATCCACCacgccccagcaagtgtggcatcctgctctaatgcccctgcagcagaagcaaccgaccgccgtgccccagcaagtgtggaatccatttcatacactgcagaagcaaccgaccaccgtgccccagcaagtgtggcatcctgctctaatgcccctgcagcagaagcaaccgaccgccgtgccccagctGGGGTGGCATCCTGCTCAGTTTCCCCAGCAGAAGCAACTAGCCCCTAAGCCTCTACTGCAGAAGGAACCAACCACCATAACCCAGCAACCTCAGCaggtgtggcatccagctcaaatgtCCAACAATCGAACATCCACTGAACCTCAGCAGCAAAAGCAACCATCCACCACGCCCCAGCAAGcgtggcatccagctcaaattCCCCTGCATCAGAAGCAACCGGCCCCTGAACCTCAGCAGAAGGAACTGACCGCCATGCCCCAGCAAATGTGGTATCGAGCTAAAATGCTCCAACAGGAGAATCATCTGGCCGCCATTGTCCAGCAGCCTCCGCTCGTGTGGCATCCATCTCCATTTccccagcagcagaaggaactggccgtcgagccccagcagcagaaggaactggccgtcgagccccagcagcagaaggaactggccgtcgagccccagcagcagaaggaactggccgtcgagccccagcagcagaaggaactggCCGCCGAGCCCCAGCAAGTGAG TTTCAAATCGCACTACAAGAATGGCAGAACTGGAGTCTCCCAAATCAGCTACACTCCTAGGGAGGCAATGCCTGTTGACAGTGGAAATGCTCCCAAGGACGGTAATGTTAGCATTGGTGCACCAAGCATATATCCAACACGAGTGAAGGATTCTGCAAG GGAAATATAA